One Defluviimonas sp. SAOS-178_SWC DNA window includes the following coding sequences:
- a CDS encoding tripartite tricarboxylate transporter TctB family protein encodes MSDRIFGVVGLALSIFYFWATSIIADSFMSDVIGPRTFPYMVGAVLAISSLIFILRPDADPIWPAFRDLAEVLFAGAVLFLYCWALPELGFLIATVFATAYLTWRLGTTPLMSLVTGAATSGGIYIVFHLILGLSLAKGPFGF; translated from the coding sequence ATGAGTGACCGTATCTTCGGCGTCGTCGGTTTGGCGCTTTCGATCTTCTATTTCTGGGCCACGTCCATCATCGCCGACAGTTTCATGTCGGATGTAATCGGGCCCCGCACCTTTCCCTATATGGTCGGAGCAGTTCTTGCCATCAGTTCGCTGATTTTCATTTTGCGCCCCGACGCCGACCCGATCTGGCCGGCCTTCCGCGACCTTGCAGAAGTCCTGTTCGCCGGAGCGGTCCTCTTTCTCTATTGCTGGGCTCTGCCGGAACTGGGCTTTCTCATCGCCACGGTCTTCGCCACCGCCTACCTGACATGGCGGCTCGGTACGACGCCCCTGATGTCACTGGTCACGGGCGCAGCCACGTCCGGTGGCATCTACATCGTCTTTCACCTGATCCTTGGCCTGTCGCTGGCCAAGGGCCCGTTCGGTTTCTGA
- a CDS encoding tripartite tricarboxylate transporter permease produces MDTLASLADGFAVAFTFQNLLLALLGCFLGTLMGALPGLGPANGVAILIPIAFSLGLGPVSALILLTSVYYGAMYGGRISSILLNIPGDEPAMMTCLDGYPMAQQGRAGEALTLSGIASFVGSFFATWGLVLLAPQLVKIALLFGPAEYFVLFTLAFATLGGISAGNQAKSAFAAALGLGIAMIGADSQTGSERFTFGHIHLYDGIDFLVAIVGLFALSEVFIFLEHHRGGSAASVGQMKVGRLTPDWSVLRRCVPTMGRATIIGFLSGVLPGAGASLGSFLSYSVEKSTVDREGKTFGKGDPRGVVAPEVGNNAAAGGALVPMLALGVPGSGTTAVLLAVLLQLNITPGPLLFTKNPDIVWGLIAALFIANFMLLALNIPMVGLFTRVLLVPTRILMPVVAMISFVGIYGITGSTFDVMLMVGFGLAGWVLRKLEVPMVPIILGILLGNEMEVNLRRAMTISDGDWSILVGSPLAIILWIIAIIGFIMPIILGGRLRRRMANAQDEVSVGD; encoded by the coding sequence ATGGATACGCTTGCTTCTCTCGCCGATGGTTTCGCAGTCGCCTTTACCTTCCAGAATCTGCTTTTGGCGCTCCTGGGATGCTTTCTCGGAACGCTCATGGGGGCATTGCCGGGCCTCGGACCCGCCAACGGTGTCGCGATCTTGATCCCGATCGCCTTCTCTCTGGGCCTTGGGCCGGTCTCGGCCCTGATCCTGCTGACTTCGGTCTATTACGGAGCGATGTACGGCGGGCGGATCTCGTCGATCCTGCTCAACATCCCCGGTGACGAACCGGCCATGATGACGTGCTTGGATGGCTATCCGATGGCACAACAGGGCAGGGCAGGCGAAGCGCTGACGCTTTCCGGCATCGCTTCCTTTGTCGGGTCGTTCTTCGCCACTTGGGGACTGGTTCTGCTGGCACCTCAGTTAGTCAAGATCGCGCTTCTGTTCGGACCGGCGGAATACTTCGTTCTTTTCACGCTCGCCTTCGCCACGCTCGGCGGTATCTCTGCCGGAAACCAAGCGAAGTCGGCATTTGCCGCCGCGCTCGGCCTGGGCATTGCGATGATCGGGGCCGACAGTCAGACCGGCTCCGAGCGGTTCACTTTCGGCCATATCCACCTTTACGACGGGATAGATTTCCTGGTTGCCATCGTTGGCCTTTTTGCTTTGAGCGAGGTGTTCATCTTCCTGGAGCATCACCGCGGCGGTTCTGCCGCTTCAGTCGGCCAGATGAAGGTTGGTCGGCTGACGCCGGATTGGTCGGTGCTGCGTCGCTGTGTTCCCACCATGGGGCGGGCCACGATCATTGGCTTCCTGTCCGGCGTGCTGCCGGGGGCGGGGGCCTCTCTCGGGTCATTTCTGTCCTACTCGGTCGAGAAGTCGACCGTGGACCGTGAAGGCAAGACCTTTGGCAAAGGCGACCCCCGCGGCGTCGTCGCGCCCGAGGTCGGCAACAACGCGGCTGCGGGCGGGGCGCTGGTTCCGATGCTGGCGCTTGGCGTTCCCGGTTCGGGAACCACGGCGGTGCTTCTGGCGGTTCTACTGCAGCTCAACATTACGCCCGGACCGCTGCTGTTCACCAAGAACCCGGACATCGTCTGGGGCTTGATCGCGGCGCTCTTCATTGCCAACTTCATGCTCCTCGCGCTTAACATTCCCATGGTCGGGCTGTTCACTCGCGTGCTTCTCGTGCCGACGCGGATCCTGATGCCGGTGGTCGCCATGATCTCTTTCGTCGGGATCTACGGGATCACCGGGTCGACCTTCGACGTGATGCTGATGGTCGGGTTCGGATTGGCGGGCTGGGTCCTGCGCAAACTTGAGGTTCCGATGGTGCCGATCATCCTTGGCATCCTTCTTGGAAACGAGATGGAGGTAAACCTGCGTCGGGCGATGACCATTTCAGATGGTGATTGGTCGATACTCGTCGGCTCTCCATTGGCGATCATCCTTTGGATCATTGCGATCATCGGCTTCATCATGCCGATCATCCTTGGTGGGCGGCTGCGCCGTCGGATGGCGAACGCGCAGGACGAAGTCAGCGTAGG